The following nucleotide sequence is from Erythrobacter aurantius.
CAACAAGCAGGTCGAATTGTTCCAGAACGGTGATGTGGACTATATTGTCGCCACCGACGCGATCGGCATGGGGCTCAACCTCGATTTGCACCATGTCGCATTTGCCGCGCTGACGAAGTTCGACGGGCGGCGCAAGCGGCGCCTTACCCCGTCCGAGATGGCTCAGATTGCAGGGCGTGCAGGAAGGCATCAACGCGACGGCAGTTTTGGCACCCTCACCGGAGGAGGCAGCCGATCCGGAGCCCCGGTCGAATTCACCGACGAGGAAGTGGTCGCGATCGAAGAGCACAATTTCGCGCCGCTAACCCATTTGAACTGGCGTGAGGCCGAACCGCGCTTCGATACCATTGAAACGTTGATAAGCGATCTTGAAGCCCGGCCCGAACACGAAATGCTGCGGGGCGCACCCGAAGCGATCGACCTTTCCGTTCTGAAGCGGTTGGCCAGCGAGCCCCTGGCGGACAGCGTCCGTGGCGCTGGTAGTGTCAGGCGGTTCTGGGAGGCCTGTTCGCTCCCCGATTTTCGTCAGGTTGGGGTGGATCCCCATGCCCGTTTCGTCGCAAGACTTTGGCATGACCTGCGCGAAGGCTATCTGGGCGCCGATTTCGTTGCCGCACGCATTGCCGAGTTGGATCGGGTGCAGGGTGACATCGACACTTTGCAGGGAAGGATAGCCGCGATCCGATCCTGGGCTTATATCTGCCAACGGCCGGACTGGGTTCTGGCCCGCGACGAAATGGCTGCGCGCGCACGCGCGGTCGAGGCGAAGCTGTCGGATGCGCTGCATGCGCGCCTTACCGAACGTTTCGTCAATCGGAGGACAACAATACTTATGAAATCGCTCGGACAGGATGGGTCCGCCTTGCCCGTATCGCTTGAAAAGGATGGAGCCGTGACCGTGGAGGGTGAACGGATTGGCCGTCTCGACGGCTTCCGTTTCGCGATTGATCCCGACACGGGTCTGGGAGAGCGCAAGATGCTGCTCGCCGCCGGCGAAAGGGCTCTGCCTTCCATTCTGGCGCAGCGGGCAGAATGGCTGTTGTCCGACGGAATCACGGAACTTTCGATCCGTGATGGTGCAATCGAATGGGCCGGGCAGGCGCTCGCCAGAATTGAGGTGCCCGACGACTTCGGCACGCCGCGCCTCGCCTTCGGGCGCGAGCTTTCAACATTGGCGGAAGCGGACAGAGCAAAGCTCGAATCGGGATTGCTCGCATGGCTTGAGCGGCAGTTGGAGCCACTGGCGCCCCTTCGCAGCCTCGCCGAGGCGGCCCGCGATCCCGAAGCAGGGAGCGAGGCTCGAGGTCTGCTGATTACTCTCATAGACGCTCGCGGCAGTATCGACCGCGAAAGCGCCGGGCTTGAGCATCTGCCCAAGGAGATGCGCCCCTATCTGCGCAAGCTGGGCGTGACCTTCGGCGCGCTGGATGTCTTCGCTGCGGCGCTCCTGAAACCGGCCCCGCGGCGCTTGCTCCACGCCTTGAACCTTGACCAGCGCCCCCTGCAGGAAATGATGCTTCCGGTCTTGAGTGAAAAAGGGCCGGTACCAGCAGGCTACCGCCTTGCAGGAGGCCAGATGATCCGCGTCGATCTGGCGGAAAAGATACTGCGTGCCGCCTTCGATGCGCGAGCAAAGGTTGCAGGCAAGGATCGCAACGCACAGTTCCGGCTCGACCTTTCGCTCGCGATTTCGATCGGACTGGAGGAAGAGAACGCCCGGCGGCTGCTTGGCAGCGCAGGCTTCCGCGTGCACCGTGCGCGCCCTCTGGCCGAAGGTGCGCAAGGCCCCGTTGCCCCGGATGGCTGGACCTGGCGCCCCCGGCGACCGGGTGAGAAACTGCGCAGGCCGCAAGAGGATCGGCGGAGCGGCAGACCCAAGGCCAAGCGCGATGACAACCGCAAACGGACAAAGCCGGGAGCGCGCAAGACAGACAAGGGTGAAAGGCCCCGTCAGGCGGCCAAGCCGGTAGACACCGGCCCGGCGCGCGCCGGTGGCGCCTTTGACAAGCTGGCGGATTTGCTGCGCGGATGAGCGCGGACGCGCTGGAAACGATCCGGCTCGACAGGCTGCTTGTCTATCTGCGCTTCGCCCGGACGCGGTCGGTTGCAAGGGCAATGATCGAATCGCATTGTCTGCGGCGCAACGCCAAGCGGGTGATGCGGACCAGCGAGAATGTTGCAGTCGGCGATGTGCTGACCCTCATGGTCGGCAACGATGTGCGCGTGGTGGAGGTGCTGTCGATCCCGGAGCGGCGGGCATCGCCCGCGTTGGCCAAGTCTCATTATCGTGAGCTTGACCCCCGGGGATAATTGCTCTTAGCAGCGCGTAAGTCCGAAACCCGGCCTGTTCGGCCGATCTTGTCCTGATGAAAGAAGCTCAATGACTTACGTCGTCACTGATGACTGCATCAAATGCAAATACACCGATTGTGTCGAGGTGTGCCCGGTCGATTGTTTCTACGAAGGCGAGAACATGCTGGTGATCAATCCCAGCGAATGCATTGATTGCGGCGTCTGCGAACCCGAATGCCCGGCAGAAGCCATCCTGCCCGATACCGAAGACGGTCTGGAAAAATGGCTTGAGCTGAACACGAAGTATTCGGCGGAATGGCCCAACATCACCAGCCAGAAGGAACCGCCCGCTGATGCCGATGAGCACAAGGGCGAAAAGGGCAAGTTCGAGAAATACTTCAGCCCTGAGCCGGGCGAAGGCGACTAAACCGATTCGGGCTTCACTCGTGCGGCGCCTTG
It contains:
- a CDS encoding helicase-related protein, producing the protein MTFNNSARSRDQGRVRAVLGPTNTGKTHLAIERMCGHSSGMMGFPLRLLAREVYDRVRTIKGDNQVALITGEQRIEPPDARYFCCTMEAMDRLGGGHAFVAIDEAQIGADPERGHIFTDRLLHARGREETMILGSATLEPVVRRLIPGVEMIDRPRFSTLSHAGTAKLSRLPARSAVVAFSIEQVYAMAEALRRFRGGAAVVMGALSPETRNKQVELFQNGDVDYIVATDAIGMGLNLDLHHVAFAALTKFDGRRKRRLTPSEMAQIAGRAGRHQRDGSFGTLTGGGSRSGAPVEFTDEEVVAIEEHNFAPLTHLNWREAEPRFDTIETLISDLEARPEHEMLRGAPEAIDLSVLKRLASEPLADSVRGAGSVRRFWEACSLPDFRQVGVDPHARFVARLWHDLREGYLGADFVAARIAELDRVQGDIDTLQGRIAAIRSWAYICQRPDWVLARDEMAARARAVEAKLSDALHARLTERFVNRRTTILMKSLGQDGSALPVSLEKDGAVTVEGERIGRLDGFRFAIDPDTGLGERKMLLAAGERALPSILAQRAEWLLSDGITELSIRDGAIEWAGQALARIEVPDDFGTPRLAFGRELSTLAEADRAKLESGLLAWLERQLEPLAPLRSLAEAARDPEAGSEARGLLITLIDARGSIDRESAGLEHLPKEMRPYLRKLGVTFGALDVFAAALLKPAPRRLLHALNLDQRPLQEMMLPVLSEKGPVPAGYRLAGGQMIRVDLAEKILRAAFDARAKVAGKDRNAQFRLDLSLAISIGLEEENARRLLGSAGFRVHRARPLAEGAQGPVAPDGWTWRPRRPGEKLRRPQEDRRSGRPKAKRDDNRKRTKPGARKTDKGERPRQAAKPVDTGPARAGGAFDKLADLLRG
- a CDS encoding S4 domain-containing protein, with product MSADALETIRLDRLLVYLRFARTRSVARAMIESHCLRRNAKRVMRTSENVAVGDVLTLMVGNDVRVVEVLSIPERRASPALAKSHYRELDPRG
- the fdxA gene encoding ferredoxin FdxA, yielding MTYVVTDDCIKCKYTDCVEVCPVDCFYEGENMLVINPSECIDCGVCEPECPAEAILPDTEDGLEKWLELNTKYSAEWPNITSQKEPPADADEHKGEKGKFEKYFSPEPGEGD